From Actinopolymorpha cephalotaxi, one genomic window encodes:
- a CDS encoding ClpP family protease, which yields MAHYTIPNVIERTHTGERATDLFSRLLSERIIFLGTEIDADVANVVMAQLIHLEAASPSQDISLYINSPGGSFSALMGIYDTMQFVLPDVSTMCLGQASSAATVLLAGGAPGKRLALRHSRIALHQPATRGQGALSDLQLQAAEVARVRTLMLEVLNRHTGRSIEALRADTDRERVFDAEEARAYGLIDEVLVYRGDDPDSL from the coding sequence ATGGCCCACTACACGATCCCCAACGTCATCGAGCGCACGCACACCGGTGAACGCGCCACCGACCTGTTCAGCCGGCTGCTGTCGGAGCGGATCATCTTCCTCGGCACCGAGATCGACGCCGACGTGGCGAACGTCGTGATGGCACAGCTGATCCACCTGGAGGCGGCCAGTCCGTCGCAGGACATCTCGTTGTACATCAACTCACCTGGCGGCTCGTTCAGCGCGCTGATGGGCATCTACGACACGATGCAGTTCGTCCTGCCGGACGTGTCGACGATGTGCCTGGGCCAGGCGAGCTCGGCGGCGACGGTGTTACTGGCGGGTGGCGCACCAGGCAAGCGGCTCGCCCTGCGCCACTCCCGGATCGCCCTGCACCAGCCCGCGACGAGAGGGCAGGGTGCGCTGTCGGACCTGCAGCTGCAGGCCGCCGAGGTGGCTCGCGTACGCACTCTCATGCTGGAGGTGCTCAACCGGCACACCGGCCGCAGCATCGAGGCGCTGCGGGCCGACACCGACCGCGAACGCGTCTTCGACGCCGAGGAGGCCAGGGCGTACGGACTGATCGACGAGGTGCTCGTCTACCGGGGTGACGATCCCGACTCGCTGTGA
- a CDS encoding ClpP family protease gives MNPSMTDAAPSGHGFDDQLAARLLHHRIVLLGSEVDEVSANRVCAQLLLLSAQDPRTDISLYIHSPGGGVYAGMAIYDTMRLIPNDVSTLAMGFAASMGQFLLCGGTKGKRYALPHARIMMHQGSAGIGGTAADIAIQADNLEHSRGQMERLLAANTGQPVERIREDSERDRWFSAEEAREYGMVDAVVDSLDRIGHGISHRAGV, from the coding sequence GTGAATCCGTCCATGACCGACGCGGCCCCCAGCGGCCACGGTTTCGACGACCAGCTGGCGGCCAGGCTGCTGCACCACCGAATCGTCCTGCTCGGCTCGGAGGTCGACGAGGTGAGCGCCAACCGGGTGTGCGCGCAGTTGCTGCTGCTGTCCGCCCAGGACCCGCGTACCGACATCAGCCTCTACATCCACAGCCCCGGCGGTGGGGTGTACGCCGGGATGGCGATCTACGACACGATGCGGCTGATCCCGAACGACGTGTCCACACTGGCGATGGGCTTCGCCGCCAGCATGGGGCAGTTCCTGCTGTGCGGGGGTACGAAGGGCAAGCGGTACGCCCTGCCACACGCCCGGATCATGATGCACCAGGGTTCGGCCGGCATCGGCGGAACGGCCGCGGACATCGCTATCCAGGCCGACAACCTGGAGCACTCCAGGGGCCAGATGGAGCGCCTGCTCGCCGCCAACACCGGTCAGCCGGTGGAGCGCATCCGCGAGGACAGTGAGCGGGACCGGTGGTTCTCCGCCGAGGAGGCCCGCGAGTACGGCATGGTGGACGCGGTCGTGGACTCACTGGACCGCATCGGCCACGGAATCTCCCACCGGGCGGGGGTCTGA
- a CDS encoding TetR/AcrR family transcriptional regulator, protein MPKDSQPDNRSERRSRGRPARPARERLLDEVVAHFARHGVGDFSLRGLAAELGTSHRMLIYHFGSKDGLLVEVVRRVEAEQRAAMAQLNLDSGHSAADLAREFHRHLSAAEHWPARLFFELTGQALVGNPHAVPLLEGIVDDWLPPLTELSRRTGRSEEEARAHARLALAVARGLLFDLLVTGDREAVDAAAEAFLVSYETVSPSGRSARSPG, encoded by the coding sequence ATGCCGAAGGACAGTCAACCGGACAACAGATCCGAACGTCGATCCCGAGGACGGCCGGCCCGGCCCGCTCGGGAGCGGTTGCTGGACGAGGTGGTCGCGCACTTCGCCCGGCACGGCGTCGGCGACTTCAGCCTGCGCGGCCTCGCTGCCGAACTCGGCACCAGCCACCGCATGCTCATCTACCACTTCGGCTCCAAGGACGGCCTGCTCGTGGAGGTGGTCCGTCGGGTCGAGGCCGAGCAGCGCGCGGCGATGGCGCAGCTCAACCTGGACTCCGGCCACAGCGCCGCGGACCTGGCCCGGGAGTTCCACCGCCACCTGTCCGCCGCCGAGCACTGGCCCGCCCGGCTGTTCTTCGAACTGACCGGGCAGGCCCTCGTCGGCAACCCGCACGCCGTACCGCTGCTGGAGGGCATCGTCGACGACTGGCTGCCACCGCTCACCGAGCTCAGCCGGCGTACCGGCCGGTCGGAGGAGGAGGCGCGGGCACACGCACGCCTCGCGCTGGCCGTCGCCCGCGGTCTGCTGTTCGACCTGCTCGTCACCGGTGACCGGGAGGCGGTGGACGCGGCGGCGGAGGCGTTCCTCGTGTCCTACGAGACCGTCAGCCCTTCAGGCCGGTCAGCGCGATCCCCTGGATGA
- a CDS encoding SRPBCC family protein, whose translation MHDEVEFEVAAPVEQVWNLLVDVERWPEWSESMTSVRRLGTGPLAVGERAVVKQPKFPEMTWEVTELAEGSSFVWVSRSPGITTTGGHYVTPSVGGAQTATVRLTIDQNGPGAKVVGLFTNSLTRRYLQLERRGLTARAESTTAQS comes from the coding sequence ATGCATGACGAGGTCGAGTTCGAGGTCGCCGCACCGGTCGAACAGGTCTGGAACCTGCTGGTCGACGTCGAGCGCTGGCCGGAGTGGAGCGAGTCGATGACATCGGTACGCCGGCTCGGCACCGGTCCGCTGGCCGTCGGCGAACGCGCCGTGGTCAAGCAGCCGAAGTTCCCGGAGATGACCTGGGAGGTGACCGAGCTCGCCGAGGGTTCGTCGTTCGTCTGGGTCAGCCGCTCCCCCGGCATCACCACCACCGGCGGCCACTACGTCACGCCGTCCGTCGGCGGCGCACAGACCGCGACGGTCCGGCTCACCATCGACCAGAACGGTCCGGGCGCCAAGGTGGTCGGGTTGTTCACCAACTCCCTCACTCGCCGCTACCTCCAGCTGGAGCGGCGCGGCCTCACCGCGCGGGCGGAGTCGACGACGGCCCAAAGTTGA
- a CDS encoding S1C family serine protease: MRTIRRPRPARPAASWFVALVATVVLATAAAGCTGSPPGTSRESPGASSTGAAAPGGEAQALQRDYEAVVRHTLISVVQLNVSGGGLGSGIIYDRQGHIVTNAHVLGRATTVQVLLATGGAPLTAHLVAAYTPSDLAVVRLDRAPRLAPAAFADSSKLRVGQIVLAMGNPLGLSGSVTSGIISAVGRTVPESARDGVPGTTITSMIQTSAPINPGNSGGALVDLAGKVVGIPTLAATDPQGEGGGAAAGIGFAIPSNTVTRIAGQIIRHGRVVNSGRAALGVTGATVTDPQGTPVGVGVVSVRTGSGAANAGILRGDVITAVNAVKTPTSAALSEVIAQHRPGQLVTVSIRRQEKDATVKVKLGLL, encoded by the coding sequence ATGAGAACGATCCGGCGACCTCGGCCCGCTCGGCCCGCCGCGTCCTGGTTCGTCGCGCTCGTCGCGACCGTCGTGCTTGCGACCGCCGCGGCCGGATGTACCGGCAGCCCGCCCGGCACCTCCCGGGAGAGTCCCGGCGCGTCGAGTACCGGGGCGGCCGCGCCCGGCGGTGAGGCGCAGGCGCTGCAGCGCGACTACGAGGCCGTCGTACGCCACACCCTCATCTCCGTCGTACAGCTCAACGTCAGTGGTGGCGGCCTCGGGTCCGGCATCATCTACGACAGGCAGGGCCACATCGTCACCAACGCACACGTGCTGGGCCGGGCCACCACGGTGCAGGTTCTGCTCGCCACCGGGGGAGCGCCGCTGACCGCGCACCTGGTCGCGGCCTACACGCCGAGCGACCTCGCGGTGGTCAGGCTGGACCGGGCGCCACGGCTGGCGCCTGCCGCGTTCGCCGACTCCAGCAAGCTGCGGGTGGGCCAGATCGTGCTGGCGATGGGCAACCCGCTCGGCCTGTCCGGCAGCGTCACCAGCGGCATCATCTCCGCCGTCGGGCGCACCGTGCCCGAGTCGGCGCGCGACGGCGTGCCGGGTACGACGATCACGAGCATGATCCAGACGTCCGCACCGATCAACCCCGGCAACAGCGGCGGCGCCCTGGTCGACCTGGCCGGAAAGGTGGTCGGCATCCCCACCCTCGCCGCCACCGACCCGCAGGGCGAGGGCGGCGGCGCCGCGGCCGGGATCGGGTTCGCCATTCCGAGCAACACCGTGACCCGGATCGCCGGCCAGATCATCAGGCACGGCCGGGTGGTGAACTCCGGCCGGGCGGCGCTCGGCGTGACCGGCGCGACGGTCACCGACCCTCAGGGCACACCGGTCGGCGTCGGTGTCGTGTCGGTGCGCACCGGCAGCGGCGCGGCGAACGCCGGCATCCTGCGCGGCGACGTCATCACCGCCGTCAACGCGGTGAAGACGCCGACGAGCGCGGCGCTGAGCGAGGTCATCGCCCAGCACCGGCCCGGCCAGCTGGTCACCGTCTCCATCCGCCGCCAGGAGAAGGACGCGACGGTGAAGGTGAAACTCGGTCTGCTCTGA
- a CDS encoding GGDEF domain-containing protein, with protein sequence MNHSHHRHAARDGAPPGARPGAPPGAHLGGRQMRARPPELTDVTGLLIRAQSGSAREVLAELDDLLADARRGHAHERAQWLRFVRFAAHHELGELDHADAAATEMIRLAEPRDDRTWEAFGHALRGMALLLRSRFEPAYDELARAVVLLEEISEPGYAIGHAINAAVLALARLDLYELAVTWLERLREVSTALSDAMLATLYAYNSGWLELNWACELELIGEADAAGAHYRATLAAFEAAPSGMDAIDRSYWPREVVVQAGAARAMLGAGAEVIPELDAHLVAVAATERQEATIVGYLGLARAHANEGETEQALECASQACAVGDTLPRLNVVAVRAYWEYAELLRRVHGPGHTGQAYARLTSRLVRDRWNERRARVTSFDERLSAERLRDELRRRAAAYLTDPLTGLGNRRLIEIRLPELLVESAATGHPLAVAFVDVDDFKSVNDELSHLVGDDLLRELAQEMRAALSPDDALARFGGEEFVIVLPSRGADQAFDVVDALRRRIEGRVWNCLPHDRRIRITAGLAQSWHGATRTQLLAAADEALLRAKRQGKNRVEVRVSPLAGDL encoded by the coding sequence ATGAACCACTCACACCACCGCCACGCGGCGCGGGACGGCGCCCCACCGGGGGCGCGACCTGGTGCCCCGCCGGGCGCCCACCTGGGCGGTCGGCAGATGCGCGCGCGCCCGCCCGAGCTCACGGACGTGACCGGGCTGCTGATCCGCGCGCAGTCCGGGTCCGCCCGCGAGGTGCTGGCCGAGCTGGACGACCTGCTGGCCGACGCCCGGCGCGGGCACGCGCACGAGCGCGCGCAGTGGCTGCGGTTCGTCCGCTTCGCCGCCCACCACGAACTCGGCGAACTCGACCACGCCGACGCCGCGGCGACCGAGATGATCCGGCTGGCCGAGCCGCGCGACGACCGGACCTGGGAGGCGTTCGGGCACGCGCTGCGCGGCATGGCGCTGTTGCTGCGCAGCCGGTTCGAACCCGCCTACGACGAGCTCGCCCGCGCCGTGGTGTTGCTGGAGGAGATCTCCGAGCCCGGCTACGCGATCGGGCACGCCATCAACGCGGCGGTGCTCGCCCTCGCCCGGCTGGACCTGTACGAGCTCGCCGTCACCTGGCTGGAACGGCTGCGCGAGGTGTCCACCGCGCTGTCCGACGCCATGCTGGCGACGCTGTACGCGTACAACAGCGGCTGGCTGGAGCTCAACTGGGCCTGCGAGCTCGAGCTCATCGGCGAGGCCGACGCCGCCGGCGCGCACTACCGCGCGACGCTGGCCGCGTTCGAGGCGGCGCCGTCGGGCATGGACGCGATCGACCGGTCGTACTGGCCGCGCGAGGTGGTCGTGCAGGCCGGCGCGGCGCGGGCGATGCTCGGCGCGGGCGCGGAGGTGATTCCGGAGCTGGACGCCCACCTGGTGGCCGTCGCCGCGACCGAACGCCAGGAGGCCACCATCGTCGGTTACCTCGGGCTGGCCCGCGCGCACGCCAACGAGGGCGAGACCGAGCAGGCGCTGGAGTGCGCCTCGCAGGCCTGCGCGGTGGGTGACACGCTGCCCCGGCTGAACGTCGTCGCCGTACGCGCCTACTGGGAGTACGCCGAACTGCTGCGCCGCGTGCACGGTCCGGGTCACACCGGCCAGGCGTACGCCCGGCTGACGTCCCGGCTGGTCCGCGACCGCTGGAACGAACGCCGGGCCCGCGTCACCTCCTTCGACGAGCGGCTGTCCGCCGAGCGGTTGCGTGACGAGCTGCGCCGCAGGGCCGCGGCGTACCTCACCGACCCGCTGACCGGGCTCGGCAACCGGCGGCTGATCGAGATCCGGCTGCCGGAGCTGCTGGTGGAGTCCGCGGCGACCGGTCACCCGCTGGCGGTCGCGTTCGTCGACGTCGACGACTTCAAGAGTGTCAACGACGAGTTGTCACACCTGGTGGGCGACGACCTGCTGCGGGAACTGGCGCAGGAGATGCGCGCGGCGCTGTCCCCCGACGACGCGCTGGCCAGGTTCGGCGGGGAGGAGTTCGTGATCGTGCTGCCGAGCCGGGGCGCCGACCAGGCGTTCGACGTGGTGGACGCGCTCCGCCGGCGGATCGAGGGACGGGTGTGGAACTGCCTGCCGCACGACCGCCGGATCCGGATCACCGCGGGCCTCGCGCAGTCCTGGCACGGCGCCACCCGCACCCAGCTGCTGGCCGCCGCCGACGAGGCGCTGCTGCGGGCCAAGCGGCAGGGCAAGAACCGGGTCGAGGTCCGGGTGAGCCCGCTCGCCGGCGACCTGTAG
- a CDS encoding sigma 54-interacting transcriptional regulator produces MTRPTTLGALRATPHLHRSVKEELRTNLVAALRSGAPAFPGIVGFDDTVLPQLERALLAGHDLVLLGERGQGKTRLMRTLVGLLDEWTPVVDGCEINDHPYSPTCTRCRRLADELGDELPVAWKHREERYGEKLATPDTSVGDLVGDVDPVKVAEGRTLGDPETVHYGLVPRTNRGIFALNELPDLAERIQVALFNVLEERDIQVRGYLLRLPLDVLLIASANPEDYTNRGRIITPLKDRFGAEIRTHYPQEVSEELVLIRQEAELAAPVPDFLLEVVARLTRGLRESPSIDQRSGVSARFAITAAETVGASALRRSALTGEPGPVARVCDVPGVLPTLRGKVEFEMGEEGREQEIFGHLLRVALAETFRERLRGLDLGGFSNRFAEGTTVETGELTRGDELLDQLGTIPGLAKVLERLDLGDAPSPGEVASAVEFVLEGLHLTRRLAKETVDGVTYYGA; encoded by the coding sequence GTGACCCGACCCACCACACTCGGCGCCCTGCGCGCCACACCGCACCTGCACCGCAGCGTCAAGGAAGAGCTCCGCACCAACCTCGTCGCCGCTCTCCGCTCCGGCGCCCCGGCGTTCCCCGGCATCGTGGGCTTCGACGACACGGTCCTCCCCCAGCTCGAACGCGCCCTGCTCGCCGGGCACGACCTCGTACTCCTCGGTGAACGCGGCCAGGGCAAGACCCGCCTGATGCGCACCCTCGTCGGCCTGCTCGACGAGTGGACGCCGGTGGTCGACGGCTGCGAGATCAACGACCATCCGTACTCCCCCACCTGCACCCGGTGCCGGCGGCTGGCCGACGAGCTCGGTGACGAGCTGCCGGTGGCGTGGAAGCACCGCGAGGAGAGGTACGGCGAGAAGCTCGCCACCCCCGACACCAGCGTCGGCGACCTGGTCGGCGACGTCGACCCGGTGAAGGTCGCCGAGGGCCGCACGCTCGGGGACCCCGAGACCGTCCACTACGGACTGGTCCCCCGCACCAACCGCGGCATCTTCGCCCTCAACGAGCTGCCCGACCTGGCCGAACGCATCCAGGTGGCGCTGTTCAACGTGCTGGAGGAACGCGACATCCAGGTGCGCGGCTACCTCCTGCGGCTTCCGTTGGACGTGCTGCTGATCGCCTCCGCCAACCCCGAGGACTACACCAACCGCGGCCGGATCATCACCCCGCTGAAGGACCGCTTCGGGGCCGAGATCCGTACGCACTACCCGCAGGAGGTGAGCGAGGAGCTGGTCCTGATCCGCCAGGAGGCGGAGCTGGCCGCGCCGGTGCCGGACTTCCTGCTGGAGGTGGTGGCCCGGCTGACCCGCGGCCTGCGGGAGTCGCCCTCGATCGACCAGCGGTCCGGGGTGTCCGCCCGGTTCGCGATCACCGCGGCGGAGACCGTCGGCGCCTCCGCACTGCGCCGGTCCGCCCTCACCGGCGAGCCCGGCCCGGTCGCGCGGGTGTGCGACGTGCCCGGCGTGCTGCCCACCCTGCGCGGCAAGGTGGAGTTCGAGATGGGCGAGGAGGGCCGCGAACAGGAGATCTTCGGCCACCTGCTGCGGGTGGCGCTGGCGGAGACGTTCCGCGAGCGGCTACGTGGCCTCGACCTCGGCGGGTTCAGCAACCGGTTCGCCGAGGGCACGACGGTGGAGACCGGTGAGCTCACCCGCGGCGACGAGCTGCTCGACCAGCTCGGCACCATCCCCGGCCTGGCGAAGGTGCTGGAACGCCTCGACCTCGGCGACGCACCGTCCCCCGGTGAGGTCGCCTCGGCGGTGGAGTTCGTGCTGGAGGGCCTGCACCTCACCCGGCGGCTGGCGAAGGAGACCGTGGACGGGGTGACCTACTACGGCGCCTGA